The window GCCATGCTCGGCCTGCAGGTGTTCCGGGACCGCTTCGCCGCGCAACTGTCCACCGGGTCGCGCCGCCTGGTGGAGTTCGGCTGCCTGCTCGCTCAGGAACCCGACGTGCTGCTGCTGGACGAGCCCGCAGCCGGTCTGGCCCGCGCCGAGGCGGAGATGATGGGCCCGTTGCTGCGGCGCATCCGGGAGGCCACCGGCGGCGCGCTGGTCATCGTCGAGCACGACGTCGGACTGCTGCGGCGCACCTGCGACCGCATCGTTGCGTTGGACATGGGACGGGTGATCACCCAGGGCGCGCCCGACGACGTGTTGGCCGACCCGACGGTGATCGCGACCTACCTCGGAGCGGCGGCTGAGCCCCGCGCCGGATAATCACAGCTGCGCATCCTGCGCCGGACTTCTGCGCAGATGCCCGGACATGACACGCCCGAACGTGAAACGGACTTTGGCGGGCGCCGGACAGGCGCTCATCTCTTACCCCACCCTGGTGTCGTTAACGCCGCCGGCAAGGGCGACGGCACACCAGGAGCAACCATGGCCGGACACCGATCGCAACGCGCCCCGAGGGCGCGTAGCTCGGCCTTTGTCCGACAGTTGCGGCTTCCCGGCGTGGGTACGCATGGCCGCGTCTTCGCCCTCGGCGTGGCTGCCACCGTGGCCGTCGTGTCCACCATGGTCGGACTCACCTGGGCCGGTTCGGACGGTGACCCCCGCAGCCCGGTGGTGGATGCCTCGCCGGTGCCCTCCACCGCGCCCGGCGATTGCACGTTGCTGGTGGATGGCCGGGTGCACCAGATGGACGTGGACCGAGCCCGCACGTTGACGATGATCACTGCGGTCGGCGCCCAGGTGAAAGCGGTCCCGGCGCAGGTCGCCCGCGCTTTCGACCTCGCGCTGGTCGGCCCCACGCACTACCTGCCCACGGTGACCGCCGCGCTGCAACTACTGGCCAGGGATGACACCACGGCGCCGACGGCGGCCGGGTTGGCGGAGGTCAGCGCGTTGGGCGTGCCGGGCGCGCTGTCTTGCACCTTCGCCCCGGCATCGGTGAAGGCGCAGCCGCGCACCGCCAACGGATTGACCCCGCGGGCC of the Sporichthyaceae bacterium genome contains:
- a CDS encoding ATP-binding cassette domain-containing protein, with translation AMLGLQVFRDRFAAQLSTGSRRLVEFGCLLAQEPDVLLLDEPAAGLARAEAEMMGPLLRRIREATGGALVIVEHDVGLLRRTCDRIVALDMGRVITQGAPDDVLADPTVIATYLGAAAEPRAG